From one Dermacentor silvarum isolate Dsil-2018 chromosome 3, BIME_Dsil_1.4, whole genome shotgun sequence genomic stretch:
- the LOC119446014 gene encoding uncharacterized protein LOC119446014 isoform X1, with protein sequence MLEAEDIGDADSERPSSTSKKRHRRYCCVVGCHEQEGLNPNIRFYRFPSRPHEAERRARWITAVRRAGLDGKPWEPTPNTRICSRHFVGNEKSNSVSHPAYVPTVFPAVYNRPLPPDSSSHMERFQRWQKRDLKPSSCASGSNVPDIQTASEETFEARSENPSTHTEQQKPAECSDYTGALADQTTADIHGGFPPASTRDDEGCPSPMKEDLTSAGTLRLETSAQTDDQQMITRAVGPHTRACYFAGYESIVSAPDALRSLCGVDSNAFSLLLSLLPAVRERTTDVTLENKLLMFLMKMKLGVSFAAIGVMFGVHESTACRIFYSVLNTLAEITKDWIYKPPIEDIKLSQPECFKKNYPECTLIIDCTEIRTETPSEVRQQHMLFSSYKSCYTLKFLVGIIPNGMIVFASEPFGGRCSDTQITLDSGFLHIVEPGDMILADKGFPGIRTELAHKGVVMIMPPFSAGSGIPFSPEEMEQTYSIASVRVHVERVIQRIKQYGILKHHIPISLVSSMKEVFRMCCVLANLQPHIIAMT encoded by the exons atgctggaagcagaagacatcggcgacgccgattcggagagacctagctccacctcgaaaaagcgtcaccgtcgttactgctgcgtcgtgggctgccatgaacaagaaggcctgaatcccaacatcagattctaccgttttccttcaaggcctcacgaagcggagcgtcgggcgcgctggataactgcagttcgtcgcgctgg TCTCGACGGCAAACCGTGGGAACCAACGCCGAACACCAGGATATGCAGTCGCCACTTTGTGGGCAACGAGAAAAGCAATTCGGTCAGTCACCCCGCGTATGTGCCTACAGTCTTCCCCGCGGTCTACAACAGGCCTCTTCCGCCTGACTCTTCAAGTCACATGGAACGGTTTCAAAG GTGGCAGAAAAGGGACCTGAAGCCGAGTTCCTGCGCTTCTGGGAGCAACGTACCAGATATACAAACTGCATCTGAGGAAACCTTCGAGGCGAGAAGCGAAAAT CCATCAACTCACACTGAGCAACAGAAGCCTGCAGAGTGTTCAGACTACACTGGAGCTCTTGCTGACCAGACAACAGCAGACATACATGGAGGTTTTCCCCCTGCATCAACTCGTGATGATGAAGGCTGCCCCAGTCCTATGAAAGAGGATTTGACTTCCGCAGGTACCTTGCGACTTGAAACATCAGCCCAAACTGATGACCAGCAGATGATTACACGCGCGGTTGGACCGCACACAAGGGCTTGCTACTTTGCTGGATATGAAAGTATTGTAAGTGCCCCTGATGCACTACGAAGTTTGTGTGGGGTGGACAGCAATGCGTTTTCTTTATTGCTTAGTCTTTTGCCAGCTGTCAGGGAAAGAACAACCGATGTAACGCTTGAAAACAAACTTCTCATGTTTCTCATGAAAATGAAACTAGGAGTATCTTTTGCGGCCATTGGTGTCATGTTTGGGGTGCATGAGAGCACTGCCTGCCGTATATTTTATTCAGTTCTGAACACATTGGCAGAAATAACCAAAGATTGGATTTATAAGCCCCCTATTGAAGATATAAAACTTTCACAGCCTGAATGCTTCAAGAAAAATTATCCAGAGTGCACTTTGATCATTGACTGCACTGAAATTAGAACCGAAACACCATCCGAAGTCAGGCAGCAGCATATGCTGTTTTCTTCATACAAGAGTTGCTACACACTAAAATTTTTAGTTGGAATTATCCCAAATGGAATGATTGTTTTTGCATCTGAGCCTTTCGGCGGACGGTGCTCTGATACACAAATCACTCTTGATTCTGGTTTTCTTCACATCGTTGAACCAGGTGACATGATCTTGGCTGACAAAGGTTTCCCTGGTATCCGTACAGAGCTTGCTCACAAAGGAGTAGTCATGATCATGCCACCCTTTTCAGCTGGAAGTGGCATTCCATTTTCTCCTGAAGAAATGGAGCAAACCTATAGCATTGCATCTGTGCGCGTTCATGTTGAAAGGGTGATTCAAAGAATTAAGCAATACGGCATCCTGAAACATCACATCCCAATTTCACTAGTTTCGTCTATGAAGGAGGTTTTCCGTATGTGCTGTGTTTTGGCAAATCTTCAACCTCATATAATTGCAATGACATGA
- the LOC119446014 gene encoding uncharacterized protein LOC119446014 isoform X2 — protein MLEAEDIGDADSERPSSTSKKRHRRYCCVVGCHEQEGLNPNIRFYRFPSRPHEAERRARWITAVRRAGLDGKPWEPTPNTRICSRHFVGNEKSNSVSHPAYVPTVFPAVYNRPLPPDSSSHMERFQRWQKRDLKPSSCASGSNVPDIQTASEETFEARSENVS, from the exons atgctggaagcagaagacatcggcgacgccgattcggagagacctagctccacctcgaaaaagcgtcaccgtcgttactgctgcgtcgtgggctgccatgaacaagaaggcctgaatcccaacatcagattctaccgttttccttcaaggcctcacgaagcggagcgtcgggcgcgctggataactgcagttcgtcgcgctgg TCTCGACGGCAAACCGTGGGAACCAACGCCGAACACCAGGATATGCAGTCGCCACTTTGTGGGCAACGAGAAAAGCAATTCGGTCAGTCACCCCGCGTATGTGCCTACAGTCTTCCCCGCGGTCTACAACAGGCCTCTTCCGCCTGACTCTTCAAGTCACATGGAACGGTTTCAAAG GTGGCAGAAAAGGGACCTGAAGCCGAGTTCCTGCGCTTCTGGGAGCAACGTACCAGATATACAAACTGCATCTGAGGAAACCTTCGAGGCGAGAAGCGAAAATGTAAGCTGA